attattatcgctcAAAAACCGctttcattaaaaaaatttcgaaatttTGTTGCGTGGTTGAATTGTAAAATTAAGAGGAGAGCCTTTGAGATGGGTGAAAATGTTGTATAGTACtataaagaataaatatttgtaGGTTTACGTGCATGGTGTGACAAGGTCTCGTACGCCGGGAAAGGACGCTGTGGGTAATTGCACGACACCGGTTACCATTCCGGACAAAGATAGCCTGAACATGCGATCTTGGCGAAAGATCGAGAATGAGGGTAAGCAGCTGTTCAAGCTGCACCTCCCGCGCATTAGCGAGAGAAACGGTCCCATATGTTGCTATCGAGTCTATCTAGTTAAATTGGCGCCGCAGAAAAGTGTGTCAGACTTACCGCCCCCCGAGGAAATCGGCGTGTATTCGTACCAGTATGCCCACAGCTCGCCTTCCGGTGGCGCTTACATTGCCGAAACGTTTGACAGCGATCGATTGGTATCCGAGATCTTCCTTGGTGATGGCGAATCGTACAATCGTAGCTCTATGTGCGACAAGTGCATTGGACTGCGGCCAAAAGCTGCTCCACCGGTATTGCAGTTTGTCCCTGAAGATCAGACAACTATATCGTCGGTTAACACAACCCCAGTGGCAACCACAACACCGGTGACAACGACTACGACAGCGTCAACCACTACCACCACAACTTCTACCACAACCACAACTACTACCACTGCTCCTACGACTactaccaccaccaccacgACCACCTCCACCACAACTACAACCGCCGCTCCGACTACAACTATTGTACCTACAAAAATAGAGACAACTACGCCAACTATAGAGAACAAGAACCGAACAGAAAACATAGCAAGGAGGAAAAGAGACAATGTGGTCACTCAAAGAACAAAGACTGTCGATGGAGCAACTGAAGTACAATTTCTTACTCCACAGGATGGCTTTCTGGACGAGGAGGCTAATTACACCGGATTCGTTGAAGTCATCGGTATGGCTACTACGTCACTGAGATCtgcaacaattttatttgacagTGTATCTATAAATGCTCGATCTCCGGTATGACCtgataaatatttttgttatagTGTTTGGGAATAAGGAGAATCAATTTCTGCCAGCCTACAGCAACTACTTCACTCTTCTTTACGGAGGGCTGGATCCCAGAGCCGCGGATTCATCGGAAGTGAACACTCTCAGCGTGATTCTACAAATCTCTGTCGCGCTCATGCTAATCATCATCATCCTTCTCATCGCGCTTTGTATATTACATAGGTATACGAAGCGGGCGCAACAGAGAGGCGAAGAGATAATCACGCTGAGAAATAGTTTCAGGTAAACAAGCGTTAAACCTCGGAGCGAGAACGTTGAATTttagtaaattaaaaagaaaacgatTAAACGTCTTCAttcacacacacgcacacacacacacacacacaattgaTGTACATATAAGATCCTGTACGTAATAAGTGCCATCTTTGGCAGGCATCTGTGCAGGAGTCTTAGGGGAAGGCATCAACTCGTCGCTGCAAGTCCACCAGATATGCCACCGATTCCCAAAAGCGAGCTTCTCCAGGCTTACCTCGAGCGACACCGTGATTCCGACTATGATTTTCTCGAAGAATTCCAATTACTACCGGACGAGTTCACCGACCGTACCACCAGGGCTTCCGAGGCTCGCGAGAATCTGTACAAGAATCGTTATCCGGACATTAAATGTTACGATCAGACCAGGGTGCGTCTGGCGCAAGTGGACGGCATCGCTGGGTCCGACTACATTAATGCCAACTTCGTACTCGGCTACAAAGAGCGCAAGAAATTCATCTGTGCTCAGGGTCCGATGGAGAACACTGTCTGCGATTACTGGAGAATGATCTGGGagcagcatttggagctaatacTCATGTTAACGAACTTGGAAGAATATTCGAAAACGAAATGTGCCAAATACTGGCCAGACAAAGGCGAGACCAAGAACTTTGGAGATATCACGGTCGAACACATTAGAGAAAGGGCTTACTCCGATTACGTTGTCAGAGAGTTAAAGATGACGCGACTGGGTGAACGGGATGCTCGCACTATCGTTCAGTATCATTTCTTGGTCTGGAAGGATTTCACGGCTCCGGAACACCCGCATGCGGTGTTGAGGTTCATAAAAAGAGTGAACGAGGCCTACTCTCTGGAAAAGGGACCGATTTTGGTGCACTGCAGTGCTGGTGTAGGACGAACTGGGACACTAGTAGCGCTGGATTCTCTATTACAGCAGCTGGCTGAGGAGGGTCAAGTGTCGATATTCAACACAGTGTGCGACCTTAGACATCAGAGGAATTTCTTAGTGCAATCGCTGAAACAGTATATTTTCATTTACCGTGCATTAATGGAGATGGCTCAATATGGGGACACCGAGATTCCGACTTCGCAGCTGAAGGCTACCATCGCTAAACTACGACAGAGGGACAATGGCAAAGAGAAATGTAGAATGGAGGAGGAGTACGATGTAAGTAAACTGTTTCTGTTCGCGTATCGATTCTTTCAGGATATTTCTTCCAATAGATtgcgaatattatattattatttgcagAAAATCAATTCCATGTTGGAGGACAGAAAATCCTTTTCTGTGGGTGGCGGAGAAGagaacaagagcaagaacaggaGCGAGCTGATAATACCATACGATAGAAACAGAGTGATTCTGACGCCTGTTCCTGGTAGAGAGCACTCAACGTACATAAACGCCTCGTTCATCGAAGGCTATGACAATTCAGAGTCGTTTGTCATCACTCAGGACCCACTGGAGACCACCATAGCAGACTTCTGGCGTATGATTTCTGAACAGTGCATTTCCACGATAGTTATGCTGTCCGATGTGAGTGTTCCGATAGCTAAACTATTAATTTAATCGAACTTATTAGTTGCTTCCGTTTAAGTGTTGCGTAGTAACGCGCATATGGCACGCAACTCATTAGTATTCGAAATTATTGCTTCCACAAGCTAAAATTGCATGATTTTAATATTAGCAGAATTTTATAGGAAGTCTAATACGTATAATAGTTGGGTGATAAATATCTTTGTGCCTCCGACTATAGGCAACAGTAAGTAAACTCACGAAGACCGCGTACGCAAGGCTCGTTCGAGGTTgaatttgttgttcgttcttccgATGGGATTCTAACAGATCGAACGTGTTTTGCAGTTGAACGAGGGTCCTCGAAAGTGTCCACGATACTGGCCAGACGACGACGCAGTCTACGACCACATAAGAGTCAGATACATCCAGAGCGAGAGCTGTCCCTATTACACTCGTCGCGAGTTCTGCGTTTCTAACACCAAGACCGACGAGAACGTGGTCGTGACACAGTACCAGTACCATGGATGGCCGACAGTCGAGGGAGAAGTACCTGAAGTCACCCGCGGTCTCATAGAATTGGTGAACCAGACTCTGACGAGCGACACAGAGTCGAGCGGATCGTTGGTCGTTCATTGTAGCTTCGGATCCGACAGGAGTTCCATGTTCGTCGCTCTTAGCATATTGGTGCAGCAGCTGCGGACCGAGAAACGCGTGGACATCTTCACGACGACGAAGAAGCTGCGCTCGCAGAGACACGGCATGATCAGCACTTTCGTAAGTGATTTGGTCGTTGTAACAACAACGCAACCAACAAAGAAACAAATACGGTTCGACGAATGAATTTATTGTTTCAGGCACAATACGAGTTTCTCCATCGTGCTATAGTGAACTACTCGGATCTGCACAATCTGGCTGACGACGAGCCAGCGTCTTAATACCGCAAGTCAACGTGAGAGGCCGGAAGACCTGAATCATGATCGGTGAACGTGTGTGCAGAGAAACATTTCGCGTACAATAAGTGTTTTGGGAACGTATAAGAATGCTCAAGGAAACGTATATTGGGCCAACCAAAGAAATCGCTAATGTATTGGTGACTATGATTATAGAACCTCCACCGAGCTAGACTGACCTTGTACACATTCACGCAAGAGACTGCAAAACCTTCGATTTAGGTATGTGTGCCGGAAGAGACACTTTGCGTACGATACGGAATAAGCCGTAAAGAGACCGCACATTATCAAGCTCGTACGATCAAAGCTGACCGCGCAACATGGGTCGACGATGGTCTATGGATTAACCAAGATTTTAATTGGTTGCTCCTATAGTGCGGCGCAGTGATGACTCTCGTGATACCACGGTCGGGACAGCTGTTGTAAAGCTGTTCGAATAACTTGTTTTTATTATGCTGACGGAGAGAGTGTGTTAGGATTTTTGTGACCGGGATGGAACGTTGGAGACAGCACTGGCGCAAGTAGAAAAAGTGCTTCTCCGTTTTAAATTAACGAGTATGAATATTCGGTGCACTAGTGAAACAAATCGAACATATTTGTATGACGTACGAATAATCCGACGTGTGGACCATACAGCTTCGCCGGTTCAATGTCCAGTAGTGTCCTCGTATCGCGTGTACAATACCGAGACTTATACCAATTAAATGAAAAGTCCATTGAGGCTGTAATCCATAAAAGTCGAGAAACTTTTATGAATTGTAATattgaaacgcgcgcgcgcgcgcgcgcgatctgtGAACGCGATCAAACACGGAACGGCGAAGCTCGATGTGGGTTTAAGGCTGAACTTGAGCTCCCCTTGTATTCTTCCAAGCTCGACAACAAGGAGAGATCAGACGCTACTACGATCTATCTTATATTACGATATTACACTAACAATATCACGCACCCAATGTGTGTTAGTTTTGTCTGTAAGATACAGTGTCATATACATAGGAAGCGTGTGCACACGCGTTTAGCGGCGGCGCTAACCTTTCTTGTCTAAAAGAGAAGACTGATGTAATCGTATTCAGTTTCGACAAGCACGAAAAAAGTGTTAACGAAGGCCTGGAAAACGGTGTCCGGACTGCTGTGAATCGTAACGCACGGAGAATCATTTTTTTACTTTTACAGAACGCAAGAGAATTTGAAAAGATATGTCTGTACTCTGTGTGTGTGGATGTACAGCACGATTAGGAGATAGGCTCTCGGTTAGGCATTGGTAGACACTGGCAGTTCTTGGTTCTTGTTAATAGCGACCAGAAAACTAATGTATAGTAGTACCGTTTAACCGTTGATTTTCACGTTTCACGAGGACGAAAAAGAACAATTGTCCGCAAATGTATTACTCCTCTTAATCATTTGTATAAGTTATAGGTAACATAGATTCCTAGTAAATTAATAGCTCGTCAATTGCCCGATGAATTTGTATTATTTGAAACTGGAGAGCTGTCCGTCTGTGCCAGTGTTCCGTTTGGCAGTCGACGACGTTGAAACGGAAAAAGAAATGAAACTATGAGATTAATGTGAATAAGGAAAGACACAAAAATTAGAAATTTCGTAAACCCAGCATAGATTGCATTCGGTTCGCACCCTCGTTCATTTCTAGTCAAGCGATGTTAACTCCGGCACGCGCGCTGCTGAGCTATTCACTTATGGCAGGGGACAATCACATTGATGTTCTTTTTTTGGTTTCGTGAACCACGTCGGTCGTCAAATGTGTTACTTTTCTTTTCCGTGTATTGTTCCTTTTCTCTCATCTTTCTTCCGATAAATCAATCTCCATTCCATTCCGTGCTAATTATTAACACACGTTCCCCGCTCGATGTACATGTGTGTATAACAGGGCCCATTACTCGAGAATTAATTAAGTTTGCTAGTTCGCGCTTCGATTACGTTGTAATCGATAGATAAATCTAATAAGAAGATCGCGTTTATTATTCGCCTGTAATTATACCGTTACTACTCGCCTGTCGCCTGTTGCTTACGTATTAACGACATAATCATGACAATATTTTCGTGTTTATACCCATGACACGCTTGTCAGACGTACAAATGTACAAGGTGTTGGACCACCCATAAGTGGTGTGAATTTCCTTTTATGTTTTTGGAGATGATTAAAATTATCTATGAAATTCTTTCCCAATAAATTGCAAGGAAATATTTATCCTCGTTTTCCATAACTTACAGATCGGAGACTAACAATATCGATTATGTTTTCGTATTTTATATCCAAAAAAATAAGAAAGGAAGTCTGCTTTATTTATGGGGCTATCCCGAGGCAAGCCAATTTCTGTTCATTCTGATGCGAGCATCGTCGCAGATAAAAGAGTTCAGAAATGATTTGAATCGGTTACGAATACGCGAAACGGTCAAGAAGTCACTCTACGCAGAAATTTTCATACTCAAATCGATTCCATGCTACATACTTCTGTTtagatttttatatttgtacATAGATATTTATATGTGTATATTTCACTAGAATTTTGTGATAATACAATGCTTTCTAATATCACGTCATTATTTTGTTTACGGTACATTTTTATGTCGGACACAGCCAATCCTCGCATAACATGATCATCATCTTCCAACACAATTACCGTATTACGCAATACGCTGGAAGTTGCTCCAGAAATTGTCAAATCTGGCGCGTTTGTACCAATTTACAATTTTAGCTTCTTTTTATCGATATAATATTGGAGTAAAAATACGACGCTGTTATTTTGAATTttactacgatttttattatcgtTTATAATTATGATAAACTTTTTTACGAATGTACAGATACTCTTATGCAGATTTTTTCGACCGTGTTGTGCGGGAATTATCTGTTCCACAATTGCGACAAGTAATTTTGAAAGATTTTGTACGACTCGACAGAGAGGTTTTGTAAGAGAGAGCTAAAACAATACGCACAACAAACGGATACAAAGGTCTAGCGAATAATTCGATATTGCATATGACGTAGACATATCGTTGAACGCAGAGAAGCCGagatgttttttttttcattgtacaactaaTCCAAGATTCTCtggatttcttttttcttcttctgtaGCCGAAATTGCGTTCGCTCGCAAAATCGAAACCGTCTCTACACCTTTTATTTTCTGTATTGTTACGTTACACTATCAGTGAGAAAACAAGCGATGTTTAAGTACAGAACAATAACTGTGTTATTTATGGAGTCTgcgattttattatttaataaggaCTACACGCTCGATGGTGGAACGTACTTTTACGTGCATACACGGCGAGAAATGCATAACACAGAACGATAATTGTGaccgaaaaaaaaaagaaaagaagaactgTTCTTTAGGTAGAATTAAGAGATTCGTAGCCTCGTAATTTAAGTTACATGTATTGTTCTTGTTATGCATGCTGATTTTATAATAGTATGTGTATAAAGAAAAGCATCGACATTTTTACAGCCAGTGTACGAATTAAAAGGATTAAAAAGCATTGTTGTAAATTGACGCATACGATCTTCATTTTATCATTGTCTTTTTTAAGTCGATCAGGATCGGTACGCGTTTTTCTATGATTTCCAGTCGCGTCGACGATTAGAGCAGAGACTTTGTTATTTTCTAAGGCAACATGTACATTGAACAATGTAAGCATGCTATTGCGAACGTACCATCTTGCATAAGTTGAAGCTAGCGACAGCGTTCAGGTGTCATTTCGAGGTAAATGGCAGGAATACGATAACCAGGAACACAAATATACTGcgagattataattaaattgcGGCTGTTTACGCGGAACTATTATTTTTGCAAATTGACTTACAAATTTGAGCAAAAGTTGAAAAGAAGTTTCATTTCGATTCGACCGAGGATAGGAATTTTATTAGAACTTTTATCTAACGTTCTCCGTATCTCGGTCATGCCATAAGTGCATAAACACCTGCAGTCTGATTATAATGGAGCATGTCCTGTGAGAACGTGTGTACGATGTTTGTAAATTGTGGCTACTCGATGAATTACGATACTGCGAATACGAGATTGCGGCGCGACCGAAAAACGATTCCAACGAACGAAAATGAATTTGTTAACGGATGGGAATCGTTATTTTCAAGGAAACATCTGCCGACACGTCTCACCGATTCACCGCGCTCTCGTAAAGGTGTTTCGCAAAGCATAATAGAAAGCTGTCGGAAGCTGATAGCCGATTAATTGCACGGTAATGTGTTCTATTCCGGTCGGATgtcaaaatacttgtgacaaagcAGTTTTTACGATTTTTGATACACGAAACGAATTTTGAAACGGCATCGGAGATAAGATATTATCGTCAAGGGCATTCGATATGCTTGGATATCATTTTTCATAGTTCTTTAATCGCTGTTTGTACTTTTCGATTCGTAGACACTTGTTCGGGAAGACGACAACGTGGCACGCCGTTCCGTTGCGGAGACGATGCGATGCATCTGTTTGTCGTTTCACGAAAACTTCGAACAATTTTGATATAAACACATTTTTCATTGTCCCCGCGACTAGACATACGCTAGGTACAATTTTATAAATCGATATTTCGAACAGCTCTTTATTGCGAAGTCCCAGAGATATTGTACTTTTTCTGGTCTGCACTGCGTTGTCTCATTAAAAACGACCGCCGATCGTACTGTTACTCGCGTTTACAGTTCAAACGAAAGAATTGAATCGTTCTTTTTCAATTATTCTGTGTTCGCTTGTCGTGTCGAGTCACAGAATATCGATTCTAAAAAACATTCTCTCGCTTTGTTATAGCAAAATACTCAAAGTATCGCTCTCTATTTTCTCAAAATTGTTGCACCAACTTGAAAGACCTCTCGCGACAAAATAGTTATTAATTTCTTTGGAGTTTTCGTACATCGAACAACAAACAAATTCGCTTCTCTGACCCGGCACGCGAGACTTGAAACACGTACACGAGCACAGATACGTTCTCtttctaatatacagggtgtcccccgTTCGCCGTTATCACCAGTATTTTGGCCGCACGAGATGAAACAAATCGATAGCCGCCTACAGAAAACTATCCGATGACAATATCAAAGCGACGAAACACTGTGTTGTAAAGCGACGATTCGATCGGGACACTTTGCGTATAGAAAACCAGTGGCACTTGCTAACGTTCCTGTGATATTCTATGCGACTGACGCGTTCAAAGTGTGAAGGATCGCATTAATTTTTGTACAACCGGCGATCGATGGTCGCCGGTTTTCTATACGATCGATCTTGTACTTTTGTAACACGTAACTTTTCGTTCGAATTTACGAGATCTCTCGGGAACCGTTTACCAATTTGATACGATTCGATATACTTCGATTTTTAAGGACCTTTTATCAGGATACTCTCTCGCGGGTGTTAGGCGAATGTAGCTGCGCGTTTTGCGAACAATCCTTGCAGAAAATGTTGCCGAAGCAGTTGTTATTAATTAGCGTTCTTCAACGATACGATCAGAAAGAAAGAGGCGAATCACGTTTCCTCCGAGACACCTTGTACACGGATCGCTTCGTTTTCGCGTATCGCACAATATTTGATCGTTACCGTCGAGTCGTCGAACGATcctaattttatttatcgacgAAACAAAAAAACGATACACCTGTATATCTTCGATATCGATTATACATTTTCCACGATTGTCAGCGATTCTATTGCCACTGATCGGGTAGCTCGATTACGACGAATCGTTAGGACTATGAAAAACGCGTCGTTACGCTTTGTTCGCCAAGATGGAAATCGTTTACTATTCGACCCTAATACTTTCTCAATCGTTTCCAGTAACGTTTCCGGTATAGTTCGGTCGAGAAAAGCGTAGAATGGAAAATGGAACGTTCTGTGTACATTCTGTTCGTTGAGACATGATTTTCTACGACCGAAGGTCTTCTCGCATTTATCGGTTTTTACGAACGAGACTGCTTATCCCGTAGACGTAGCAATAAACTAATTTACATAGCTTACGATTAGATATCTCTGTATAGGCGTTGTTATACCGTAATTTAGATCGCGGCGTGTTTGATCTTCGTTTGACGATGGCCGAGCGATGATTGCACAGGCTGAATCACGACGCGCGCAAAGCGAACTTCAACGTCTCGCTCGTTATCGACGATAGTCAACAGCGTCGACGATACATGTTACAGCGAGCAAGACATATTTCCGGAGATCCCAGAAGGTCGTTGGAACGGTCTACCACACAATGTTCTCCCCCGAGATTTTCTCTCTGCAGGGTGTTCCGTCATTGCGTTA
This genomic stretch from Megalopta genalis isolate 19385.01 chromosome 5, iyMegGena1_principal, whole genome shotgun sequence harbors:
- the Ptp69D gene encoding protein tyrosine phosphatase 69D isoform X2, with product MFPRSGRPMSSIRLTVLCFFVLVVAGHDEPGLEKIEATERTNENPSALEITASQDLEGIEAGSTPSLICKLNVPGQIWWTSNGKNLTTIKDYDAGGRLDIKQANRNDTGDYKCMAQTMDGKLLEKGIHIRIIEPGRITPEDDIRAKVSESTNLTCHMHGYPLSQFSWTKKNDSESTEYLKDYMTVTQINETYIILTLEFTNLDHKDNGTYICKARDYNSEISAQRHLFVIDVPQVSIDFMKAVGAGSVFLNWTVNDGNEPIRAYFIKHMKNGTDQAQYYLEQIGGDISSYVLKGFQSGTAYQFGIEAANAVGQSQSGLDPRWITTLKKDPIFVPKVSVNGVTENSITLRWTVPPPDLREHVHYYNLMVTHEEQKKEAVYPAESFAVYAFVDLNPATTYKFKIAACSEYTKECGNWSVEVNGTTLDGVASPPQNLTVNCKFNNISSSSFISITWFHPQKPNGEITRYNIKLEGTARFKNEMGRSDIHNWGPQTWSVYMRNSTDYNQIPANTNYTVYVHGVTRSRTPGKDAVGNCTTPVTIPDKDSLNMRSWRKIENEGKQLFKLHLPRISERNGPICCYRVYLVKLAPQKSVSDLPPPEEIGVYSYQYAHSSPSGGAYIAETFDSDRLVSEIFLGDGESYNRSSMCDKCIGLRPKAAPPVLQFVPEDQTTISSVNTTPVATTTPVTTTTTASTTTTTTSTTTTTTTTAPTTTTTTTTTTSTTTTTAAPTTTIVPTKIETTTPTIENKNRTENIARRKRDNVVTQRTKTVDGATEVQFLTPQDGFLDEEANYTGFVEVIVFGNKENQFLPAYSNYFTLLYGGLDPRAADSSEVNTLSVILQISVALMLIIIILLIALCILHRYTKRAQQRGEEIITLRNSFRSLRGRHQLVAASPPDMPPIPKSELLQAYLERHRDSDYDFLEEFQLLPDEFTDRTTRASEARENLYKNRYPDIKCYDQTRVRLAQVDGIAGSDYINANFVLGYKERKKFICAQGPMENTVCDYWRMIWEQHLELILMLTNLEEYSKTKCAKYWPDKGETKNFGDITVEHIRERAYSDYVVRELKMTRLGERDARTIVQYHFLVWKDFTAPEHPHAVLRFIKRVNEAYSLEKGPILVHCSAGVGRTGTLVALDSLLQQLAEEGQVSIFNTVCDLRHQRNFLVQSLKQYIFIYRALMEMAQYGDTEIPTSQLKATIAKLRQRDNGKEKCRMEEEYDKINSMLEDRKSFSVGGGEENKSKNRSELIIPYDRNRVILTPVPGREHSTYINASFIEGYDNSESFVITQDPLETTIADFWRMISEQCISTIVMLSDLNEGPRKCPRYWPDDDAVYDHIRVRYIQSESCPYYTRREFCVSNTKTDENVVVTQYQYHGWPTVEGEVPEVTRGLIELVNQTLTSDTESSGSLVVHCSFGSDRSSMFVALSILVQQLRTEKRVDIFTTTKKLRSQRHGMISTFAQYEFLHRAIVNYSDLHNLADDEPAS
- the Ptp69D gene encoding protein tyrosine phosphatase 69D isoform X1 — its product is MFPRSGRPMSSIRLTVLCFFVLVVAGHDEPGLEKIEATERTNENPSALEITASQDLEGIEAGSTPSLICKLNVPGQIWWTSNGKNLTTIKDYDAGGRLDIKQANRNDTGDYKCMAQTMDGKLLEKGIHIRIIEPGRITPEDDIRAKVSESTNLTCHMHGYPLSQFSWTKKNDSESTEYLKDYMTVTQINETYIILTLEFTNLDHKDNGTYICKARDYNSEISAQRHLFVIDVPQVSIDFMKAVGAGSVFLNWTVNDGNEPIRAYFIKHMKNGTDQAQYYLEQIGGDISSYVLKGFQSGTAYQFGIEAANAVGQSQSGLDPRWITTLKKDPIFVPKVSVNGVTENSITLRWTVPPPDLREHVHYYNLMVTHEEQKKEAVYPAESFAVYAFVDLNPATTYKFKIAACSEYTKECGNWSVEVNGTTLDGVASPPQNLTVNCKFNNISSSSFISITWFHPQKPNGEITRYNIKLEGTARFKNEMGRSDIHNWGPQTWSVYMRNSTDYNQIPANTNYTVYVHGVTRSRTPGKDAVGNCTTPVTIPDKDSLNMRSWRKIENEGKQLFKLHLPRISERNGPICCYRVYLVKLAPQKSVSDLPPPEEIGVYSYQYAHSSPSGGAYIAETFDSDRLVSEIFLGDGESYNRSSMCDKCIGLRPKAAPPVLQFVPEDQTTISSVNTTPVATTTPVTTTTTASTTTTTTSTTTTTTTTAPTTTTTTTTTTSTTTTTAAPTTTIVPTKIETTTPTIENKNRTENIARRKRDNVVTQRTKTVDGATEVQFLTPQDGFLDEEANYTGFVEVIVFGNKENQFLPAYSNYFTLLYGGLDPRAADSSEVNTLSVILQISVALMLIIIILLIALCILHRYTKRAQQRGEEIITLRNSFRHLCRSLRGRHQLVAASPPDMPPIPKSELLQAYLERHRDSDYDFLEEFQLLPDEFTDRTTRASEARENLYKNRYPDIKCYDQTRVRLAQVDGIAGSDYINANFVLGYKERKKFICAQGPMENTVCDYWRMIWEQHLELILMLTNLEEYSKTKCAKYWPDKGETKNFGDITVEHIRERAYSDYVVRELKMTRLGERDARTIVQYHFLVWKDFTAPEHPHAVLRFIKRVNEAYSLEKGPILVHCSAGVGRTGTLVALDSLLQQLAEEGQVSIFNTVCDLRHQRNFLVQSLKQYIFIYRALMEMAQYGDTEIPTSQLKATIAKLRQRDNGKEKCRMEEEYDKINSMLEDRKSFSVGGGEENKSKNRSELIIPYDRNRVILTPVPGREHSTYINASFIEGYDNSESFVITQDPLETTIADFWRMISEQCISTIVMLSDLNEGPRKCPRYWPDDDAVYDHIRVRYIQSESCPYYTRREFCVSNTKTDENVVVTQYQYHGWPTVEGEVPEVTRGLIELVNQTLTSDTESSGSLVVHCSFGSDRSSMFVALSILVQQLRTEKRVDIFTTTKKLRSQRHGMISTFAQYEFLHRAIVNYSDLHNLADDEPAS